A genome region from Sphingobium sp. WTD-1 includes the following:
- a CDS encoding phospholipase D-like domain-containing protein, whose protein sequence is MVNLPDSDFGLFYYILEWAIRIGALIAVPFRRTPAATRAWLLLIFFLPVPGLILFWIIGSPRFPEWRRAWFGELDPWFGGIAARLLPHAPSPDPDRAPIVDLAAKLGKMPATGGNRVDLIFDYIVAIDRLVADINAARHSVRILVYIFADDAVGRRVADALGAAVQRGVTVQVMYDPVGSRPWRKGMEAMLSAAGVELCAALPFRWIRGRTRRDMRNHRKLFVIDGVIGHVGSQNIVARDFKPGIVNQELVARVTGPVVAELEALVRADWYMETHQLPDGPVIIPDPVGDAVTQLLPSGSNYPLEGFKTLLVWQLHQARSHVMLVTPYFIPDDDLVDAMRTAVVRGVKVDLIVSKPVDQWLVHAAQASYYAELMAAGIGIHAHRPEFVHAKAVSIDGRVAVVGSSNVDMRSFELNEEASLLIYDAETVAAVELVQRRFMARAETLDRETWRARPLYRKVAENVARMVGSLL, encoded by the coding sequence ATGGTCAACCTCCCCGACAGCGACTTCGGCCTTTTCTATTATATTCTCGAATGGGCGATCCGCATCGGCGCGCTGATCGCCGTGCCCTTTCGCCGGACGCCGGCGGCGACGCGGGCCTGGTTGCTGCTGATTTTCTTCCTGCCGGTGCCGGGGCTGATCCTGTTCTGGATCATCGGCAGCCCGCGTTTCCCCGAATGGCGGCGCGCCTGGTTCGGCGAGCTTGATCCCTGGTTCGGCGGCATTGCCGCGCGGCTGCTGCCCCATGCGCCATCACCCGACCCTGATCGCGCGCCGATCGTCGACTTGGCCGCCAAGCTCGGCAAGATGCCGGCGACCGGCGGCAACCGGGTCGATCTGATCTTCGACTATATCGTCGCGATCGACCGGCTGGTGGCGGACATCAACGCCGCGCGGCACAGCGTGCGCATCCTCGTCTATATCTTCGCCGACGATGCGGTGGGGCGGCGGGTGGCCGACGCGCTGGGCGCGGCGGTGCAGCGCGGCGTCACCGTGCAGGTGATGTATGACCCCGTCGGATCGCGGCCCTGGCGCAAGGGGATGGAGGCGATGCTGAGCGCTGCGGGCGTCGAGCTGTGCGCCGCCCTGCCGTTCCGCTGGATTCGCGGGCGGACCCGGCGCGACATGCGCAACCATCGCAAGCTGTTCGTGATCGACGGGGTGATCGGCCATGTCGGATCGCAGAATATCGTCGCGCGCGACTTCAAGCCCGGCATCGTCAACCAGGAACTGGTGGCGCGGGTGACCGGGCCGGTGGTGGCGGAGCTGGAGGCGCTGGTGCGCGCCGACTGGTATATGGAGACGCACCAGTTGCCCGATGGGCCGGTGATCATTCCCGATCCGGTCGGCGACGCAGTGACGCAATTGCTGCCGAGCGGGTCCAACTATCCGCTGGAAGGGTTCAAGACGCTGCTGGTGTGGCAACTGCATCAGGCACGCAGCCATGTGATGCTGGTGACGCCCTATTTCATTCCCGACGATGACCTGGTCGATGCGATGCGCACGGCGGTGGTGCGCGGGGTGAAGGTCGACCTGATCGTGTCCAAGCCAGTGGACCAGTGGCTGGTCCATGCGGCGCAGGCCTCCTATTATGCCGAGCTGATGGCGGCGGGCATCGGCATCCATGCCCATCGGCCCGAATTCGTCCATGCCAAGGCGGTCAGCATCGACGGCCGGGTGGCGGTGGTCGGCTCCTCCAATGTCGACATGCGCAGTTTCGAGCTGAACGAGGAGGCGAGCCTGCTCATCTATGACGCGGAAACGGTGGCTGCGGTGGAACTGGTGCAGCGCCGTTTCATGGCGCGGGCGGAGACGCTGGACCGCGAAACATGGCGGGCGCGGCCGCTCTATCGCAAGGTTGCGGAAAATGTCGCGCGGATGGTCGGCTCGCTGTTGTAA
- the nadA gene encoding quinolinate synthase NadA, whose protein sequence is MNAFTDIPQGTDLRAEIDRLRKERNAVILGHYYQSPEIQDLSDFVGDSLELSRKAAETDADVIAFCGVRFMAETAKILSPQKIVVLPDMDAGCSLEDSCPPAQFKAFREAHPDHIALSYINCSAEVKALSDIIVTSSSAEKILAQIPKDQKIIFGPDKHLGGYLKRKLGRDMLLWPGVCIVHEAFSETELLKLKAQHPQAPVAAHPECPPYIVDHADYVGSTSGILDFAKTMPGDTLIVATEPHIIHQMQKSVPDKNFIGAPGADGNCNCNICPYMALNTMEKLYLSLRDLSPRIEMDETLRVAAKKSLDRMLEMASGTVGQGDLGAR, encoded by the coding sequence ATGAACGCTTTCACCGATATTCCGCAGGGGACGGACCTGCGCGCGGAGATCGACCGCCTGCGCAAGGAGCGCAACGCCGTCATCCTGGGCCATTATTATCAGTCGCCCGAGATTCAGGATCTGTCCGATTTCGTCGGTGACAGCCTGGAACTGTCGCGCAAGGCGGCCGAGACCGACGCCGATGTCATCGCTTTCTGCGGCGTGCGATTCATGGCCGAGACGGCGAAGATCCTGTCGCCGCAGAAGATCGTCGTGCTGCCCGACATGGACGCCGGCTGCAGCCTGGAAGACAGCTGCCCGCCCGCCCAATTCAAGGCGTTCCGCGAGGCACATCCCGATCATATTGCGCTGAGCTACATCAACTGTTCGGCCGAGGTGAAGGCGCTGTCCGACATCATTGTCACCAGCTCTTCGGCCGAGAAGATCCTGGCGCAGATCCCCAAGGATCAGAAGATCATCTTCGGCCCCGACAAGCATCTGGGCGGCTATTTGAAGCGCAAGCTGGGTCGCGACATGCTGCTGTGGCCGGGCGTGTGCATCGTGCATGAGGCGTTCAGCGAGACCGAATTGCTGAAGCTCAAGGCCCAGCATCCGCAGGCGCCGGTCGCCGCGCACCCGGAATGCCCGCCCTATATCGTCGACCATGCCGATTATGTCGGGTCGACCAGCGGCATCCTGGACTTTGCCAAGACGATGCCGGGCGACACGCTGATCGTCGCCACCGAACCGCATATCATCCATCAGATGCAAAAAAGCGTGCCGGACAAGAATTTCATCGGCGCGCCGGGCGCGGACGGCAACTGCAACTGCAATATCTGCCCCTATATGGCGCTCAACACGATGGAGAAGCTCTATCTGTCGCTGCGCGACCTGAGCCCGCGCATCGAGATGGACGAGACGCTGCGCGTCGCCGCCAAGAAGAGCCTGGACCGGATGCTGGAAATGGCCAGCGGCACGGTCGGCCAGGGCGATCTGGGCGCACGCTGA
- a CDS encoding MBL fold metallo-hydrolase encodes MATPFDPADLPTGILMTLSPLVARVLAPNPSPFTYTGTQTYLVGGADVAVIDPGPDEAAHLDALIAAIGGRPVVAILCTHTHRDHSPAARPLSVLTGAPIIGCAPLTLSDDGPRADAAFDADYRPDRVLGDGDVVAGTGWTLAAVATPGHTSNHLCFALAQDKALFTGDHVMGWSTSVISPPDGDMTAYMRSMQLLLERDDIVYYPAHGEPVENPQRLVRGMMGHRKQREGQIMRFLERNGDSAIPDMVAEMYKGVDPRLYGAAGRSVLAHLIDLNGRGMAAPLEDGRWQMR; translated from the coding sequence ATGGCTACCCCGTTCGATCCGGCCGATTTGCCGACCGGCATCCTGATGACGCTGTCGCCGCTGGTGGCGCGCGTGCTGGCGCCCAATCCGTCGCCCTTCACCTATACCGGCACCCAGACCTATCTGGTCGGGGGCGCGGATGTCGCGGTGATCGATCCGGGGCCGGACGAGGCCGCGCATCTCGACGCGCTGATCGCGGCGATCGGCGGTCGCCCGGTGGTGGCGATCCTCTGCACCCATACCCATCGCGACCATAGCCCGGCGGCGCGGCCGCTGAGTGTGCTGACCGGCGCGCCGATCATCGGCTGTGCGCCGTTGACGCTGAGCGACGACGGGCCACGCGCGGACGCGGCCTTCGACGCGGACTATCGGCCCGACCGGGTGCTGGGCGATGGCGATGTGGTGGCCGGCACCGGCTGGACGCTGGCGGCGGTGGCGACGCCGGGCCATACGTCGAACCATCTCTGCTTTGCGTTGGCGCAGGACAAGGCGCTGTTCACCGGCGACCATGTGATGGGCTGGTCGACCAGCGTCATTTCCCCGCCCGATGGCGACATGACCGCCTATATGCGATCGATGCAGTTGCTGCTGGAGCGGGACGATATCGTCTATTATCCGGCCCATGGCGAGCCGGTGGAAAATCCGCAGCGGCTGGTGCGCGGCATGATGGGCCATCGCAAGCAGCGCGAGGGGCAGATCATGCGCTTCCTGGAGCGCAATGGCGACAGCGCCATCCCCGACATGGTGGCGGAGATGTACAAGGGCGTGGACCCGCGCCTTTACGGGGCGGCCGGGCGATCGGTGCTGGCGCACCTCATCGACCTCAATGGCCGGGGCATGGCCGCGCCGCTGGAGGATGGGCGATGGCAGATGCGCTGA
- a CDS encoding DUF4112 domain-containing protein: MPVSAKQFDELVRDMPGFGRDPASIRRRIEMMEAVLEGLFVIPGTKRRVGLDSLVGLVPVVGDIATAAMGAWIVWEARNLGLSKWQLTRMAANVGVDTLVGAIPFAGDIFDFLYKSNTKNLRIIRKHLDRHHPSTVTIDG; encoded by the coding sequence ATGCCCGTTTCGGCCAAGCAGTTCGATGAACTTGTTCGTGACATGCCCGGCTTCGGCCGCGACCCCGCCTCGATCCGTCGCCGGATCGAGATGATGGAGGCCGTGCTGGAGGGGCTGTTCGTCATCCCCGGCACCAAGCGCCGGGTCGGCCTCGACAGCCTGGTCGGCCTGGTGCCCGTCGTCGGCGACATCGCGACCGCCGCCATGGGCGCATGGATCGTGTGGGAAGCCCGCAATCTCGGCCTCTCCAAATGGCAGCTCACCCGTATGGCTGCCAATGTCGGCGTCGACACGCTGGTCGGCGCCATCCCCTTTGCCGGCGATATCTTCGATTTTCTCTACAAGTCGAACACGAAGAATCTGCGCATCATCCGCAAGCATCTCGATCGCCACCATCCCTCGACGGTGACGATCGACGGCTGA
- a CDS encoding porin, with protein sequence MTLRLRLAAGTALATLMISAPAQAQDNAALQRQIDELKAQVQALTGALAANKSAPPVAAAPAPAVEAAAAPAAPAAPAAPAAPAAPVTLATAPAAPAAVPVSATPSKSKAWYEKLSLRGYTQMRYNGFLSGDDTAPAGQSRLRSPHDSSISDRGGFSLRRARLVLQGDVSDRVSLYLQSDFASAVNNQAGTERREGFVQLRDAYADVFLDKDKNWRVRFGQSKVPFGWENMQSSSNRLTLDRSDAINSAVPSERDLGIVGYYTPTSVQQIWDRLGHDGQKLFGNYGAFGLGVFNGQGTNRTEQNRGLMKVAFATWPFELDGLGGAFEGQVLEIGGSAMMNDVQPELRSGGVSTIAYDDDRVGLHAILYPQPFGIQAEWNWGKGPEYDLDSQSIETKNLSGGYVQMMYRLPTETIGALMPYARWQHYRGGWKAGTNAPRLETDEFELGVEWQPWKALEFTFAYSRMKRAEADERRTGRAEGNLIRTQVQWNY encoded by the coding sequence ATGACGCTCCGATTGCGACTGGCCGCCGGCACCGCGCTGGCGACGCTGATGATCTCCGCGCCGGCACAGGCGCAGGATAACGCGGCCTTGCAGCGCCAGATCGACGAACTCAAGGCGCAGGTGCAGGCGCTGACCGGCGCACTGGCCGCCAACAAGAGCGCGCCGCCGGTGGCGGCCGCGCCCGCGCCCGCGGTGGAAGCCGCTGCTGCGCCTGCTGCGCCTGCTGCGCCTGCTGCGCCTGCTGCGCCTGCTGCGCCTGTCACGCTCGCCACTGCACCGGCTGCGCCGGCGGCCGTCCCGGTGTCGGCGACCCCGTCCAAGTCCAAGGCCTGGTATGAGAAGCTGTCGCTGCGCGGCTATACCCAGATGCGCTACAATGGCTTCCTGTCGGGCGATGATACGGCGCCGGCGGGCCAATCCCGTTTGCGTTCTCCCCATGACAGTTCGATCTCGGATCGCGGCGGCTTTTCGCTGCGCCGGGCGCGGCTGGTGCTGCAGGGCGATGTGTCCGATCGGGTGTCGCTCTATCTCCAGTCCGATTTCGCGTCGGCGGTGAACAACCAGGCGGGCACCGAACGGCGCGAGGGCTTCGTCCAGCTGCGCGATGCCTATGCCGATGTCTTCCTCGACAAGGACAAGAATTGGCGTGTGCGCTTCGGTCAGTCGAAGGTGCCGTTCGGCTGGGAAAATATGCAGTCCTCGTCCAACCGGCTGACGCTGGACCGCAGCGACGCGATCAACAGCGCGGTGCCAAGCGAGCGCGATCTGGGCATTGTCGGCTATTATACGCCGACATCGGTGCAGCAGATATGGGACCGGCTGGGGCATGACGGGCAGAAGCTGTTCGGCAATTATGGCGCGTTCGGCCTGGGCGTCTTCAACGGGCAGGGCACCAACCGGACCGAACAGAATCGCGGGCTGATGAAGGTGGCGTTCGCGACCTGGCCGTTCGAGCTGGACGGGCTGGGCGGCGCCTTTGAAGGCCAGGTGCTGGAAATCGGCGGATCGGCGATGATGAACGATGTGCAGCCCGAACTGCGCAGCGGCGGCGTCAGCACGATCGCCTATGACGATGATCGCGTCGGCCTGCACGCCATTCTCTATCCCCAGCCGTTCGGCATCCAGGCCGAATGGAATTGGGGCAAGGGGCCGGAATATGACCTGGACAGCCAGTCGATCGAGACCAAGAATCTGAGCGGCGGTTATGTCCAGATGATGTATCGCCTGCCGACCGAGACGATCGGCGCGCTGATGCCCTACGCCCGCTGGCAGCATTATCGCGGCGGGTGGAAGGCCGGCACCAATGCGCCGCGGCTGGAAACCGACGAATTCGAACTGGGTGTGGAATGGCAGCCGTGGAAGGCGCTGGAATTCACCTTCGCCTATAGCCGGATGAAGCGCGCCGAAGCCGACGAACGGCGCACCGGCCGGGCGGAAGGCAATCTGATCCGCACCCAGGTGCAGTGGAACTACTGA
- the nadC gene encoding carboxylating nicotinate-nucleotide diphosphorylase: MSAAFTLDGFDLDAFVASTLAEDLGPDGRDVTSEAVIPADAIFDGVMDSRDAVTLAGLPIAVAFFRALDPDVEIELLHQDGDRLAAGTDIMRIRGKARALLTAERSALNTVQHLTGIATMTRAYVDAILGTGATLLDTRKTIPGLRRLEKYATRMGGATNHRMGLWDAAMIKDNHVAVAGSVEEAARRAVAAGIAQIIVEVDRVDQIEPALAAGATHLLLDNMDAATLRGAVTLVGGRVPTEASGGVTLETIRARADTGVTYISVGRLTQSAPAADIGLDFSHA, translated from the coding sequence GTGAGCGCGGCTTTCACGCTGGACGGGTTCGACCTTGACGCCTTTGTCGCTTCGACGCTGGCGGAGGATCTGGGGCCGGACGGTCGCGACGTCACCAGCGAGGCGGTGATCCCGGCCGACGCGATCTTCGACGGGGTGATGGACAGCCGCGACGCGGTGACGCTGGCCGGCCTGCCGATCGCCGTCGCCTTCTTCCGGGCGCTGGACCCCGATGTGGAGATCGAGCTGCTGCATCAGGATGGCGACCGGTTGGCGGCGGGGACCGACATCATGCGCATCCGGGGCAAGGCGCGCGCGCTGCTGACGGCGGAGCGGTCGGCGCTCAACACGGTGCAGCATCTGACCGGCATCGCCACCATGACGCGCGCCTATGTCGACGCGATCCTGGGCACGGGCGCGACCTTGCTGGACACGCGCAAGACGATCCCCGGCCTGCGCCGGCTGGAGAAATATGCCACCCGCATGGGCGGCGCGACCAATCATCGCATGGGCCTGTGGGATGCGGCGATGATCAAGGACAATCATGTCGCGGTCGCCGGGTCGGTCGAGGAAGCGGCGCGCCGTGCGGTCGCCGCCGGCATCGCCCAGATCATCGTCGAGGTCGACCGGGTCGACCAGATCGAGCCGGCGCTGGCTGCCGGTGCCACCCATTTGCTGCTCGACAATATGGATGCAGCCACGCTGCGCGGTGCCGTCACCCTGGTCGGCGGCCGGGTGCCGACCGAAGCATCGGGCGGCGTCACGCTGGAGACGATCCGCGCCAGGGCGGACACAGGCGTCACCTATATCAGCGTCGGCCGCCTCACCCAATCTGCCCCTGCCGCCGACATCGGACTGGATTTTTCCCATGCGTAA
- a CDS encoding ribonuclease T2: MRNLIFALAPILTLAALPSTALAQAAYCSPPSQPARPEPELPSDKEPKRVLPIGSYTLAISWSPQYCATAKGTGNSVQCGGRNGKFGFTLHGLWPDGYGKEWPQYCRATDLVPRAVIRQNMCATPSAQLIQHEWAKHGTCMATKPELYFNLSRAFYESLRYPDMAALSRRPNLTAGQFAQAFAKANKGMTADMMRVTTTRDNKLSEVWLCMDRTLEFTRCPGHQGGVPDSAYVKVTPGPIILNPRRPVPPPANPTKRPGLMLDLDPNARPPVEGN, translated from the coding sequence ATGCGTAACCTGATTTTCGCTCTCGCCCCCATTCTGACCCTTGCCGCCCTGCCGAGCACCGCGCTCGCCCAGGCGGCCTATTGCAGCCCGCCCAGCCAGCCGGCCCGGCCCGAACCGGAACTGCCCAGCGACAAGGAACCCAAGCGCGTCCTGCCGATCGGCAGCTATACGCTGGCGATCAGCTGGTCGCCGCAATATTGCGCGACCGCCAAGGGGACGGGCAACAGTGTCCAATGTGGTGGCCGCAATGGGAAGTTCGGTTTCACCCTGCACGGCCTGTGGCCCGACGGCTATGGCAAGGAATGGCCGCAATATTGCCGCGCGACCGACCTGGTCCCGCGCGCGGTGATCCGCCAGAATATGTGCGCCACCCCCTCGGCTCAGCTGATCCAGCATGAATGGGCCAAGCATGGCACCTGCATGGCGACCAAGCCGGAGCTGTATTTCAACCTGTCGCGCGCCTTCTATGAATCGCTGCGCTATCCCGACATGGCGGCGCTGTCGCGGCGTCCGAACCTGACCGCCGGCCAGTTTGCCCAGGCCTTTGCCAAGGCGAACAAGGGCATGACGGCGGATATGATGCGCGTCACCACGACGCGCGACAACAAGCTGAGCGAAGTGTGGCTGTGCATGGACCGGACGCTGGAATTCACCCGCTGCCCCGGCCATCAGGGCGGCGTGCCCGACAGTGCCTATGTCAAGGTCACGCCCGGCCCGATCATCCTCAACCCGCGTCGCCCGGTGCCGCCGCCGGCCAATCCGACCAAGCGACCGGGGTTGATGCTGGATCTCGACCCCAACGCCCGGCCGCCGGTCGAGGGCAACTGA
- a CDS encoding prolyl oligopeptidase family serine peptidase has product MRHKLTLRSALMAIAIASAPALIAAAPATGDDPYLWLEDIEGAKAIAQVEQWNGETEKLLRASPRFEADRARARAILDDESQIAVPDKVMGDRVTNLWRDAKNPRGLWRSSDLASYLAGKPNWTTIIDVDALGKAEGKSWVWHGADCLAPDYSRCLISLSAGGTDADVVREYDLATGKFVEGGFILPEAKSDVAWADKDTLLVGTDYGAGSLTASGYPRIVKRWKRGTPLSAATLVKEGVDSDISVRPRVEQDGAKRWVFIDRALTFYTNDLYIEGANGQLIRTPVPDTADFRGLIGGQMIVLLNKPLGDIPTGSLVSWPIADVAAGKAGAPQVVLKPTATTVVEEVRTTDHILWVKQLDNVSGALLAMTRDAATGRWTSRSVPLADKATVHLVGTDDKGDRVFASVEGMLTPPSLMVAGTQGAARTIQQLPARFDASQFVVEQRFATSKDGTRVPYFLARKKGVTGPVPAFIHAYGGFRAAQTPTYLTTEPYRAGPLGLFWVEDGNAYVLANIRGGGEYGPAWHQDALREKRQNAFDDLAAVAEDLVKTGVSTKGDIGISGRSNGGVLVGAAMTQRPDLYGAVIAGSPLEDMKRYSHLSAGASWVAEYGDPDVPSDWAFMSRWSPYQNVKTGVQYPPAFFYLSTKDDRVHPGHARKMAAKLKATGSTVYYHEYREGGHSVGADHAEDAVRAALLHAFLTRELVEKKK; this is encoded by the coding sequence ATGAGACATAAGCTGACGCTCCGTTCCGCCCTGATGGCGATCGCCATCGCTTCCGCTCCCGCCCTGATCGCCGCCGCGCCCGCCACGGGCGATGATCCCTATCTCTGGCTGGAGGATATCGAGGGCGCCAAGGCGATCGCGCAGGTCGAGCAGTGGAATGGCGAGACGGAAAAGCTGCTGCGGGCCAGCCCGCGGTTCGAGGCGGACCGGGCGCGGGCGCGCGCGATCCTGGACGATGAAAGCCAGATTGCGGTGCCCGACAAGGTGATGGGCGACCGGGTCACCAATTTGTGGCGCGACGCGAAGAATCCGCGCGGCCTGTGGCGGTCGAGCGACCTGGCCTCCTATCTGGCGGGCAAGCCCAACTGGACGACGATCATCGACGTCGATGCGCTGGGCAAGGCCGAGGGCAAGAGCTGGGTCTGGCATGGCGCCGACTGCCTGGCGCCCGATTACAGCCGCTGCCTGATCTCGCTGAGCGCGGGCGGCACCGATGCCGATGTGGTGCGCGAATATGACCTCGCCACCGGCAAGTTCGTCGAGGGTGGCTTCATCCTGCCCGAAGCCAAGAGCGACGTCGCCTGGGCCGACAAGGATACGCTGCTGGTTGGCACCGACTATGGCGCGGGATCGCTGACGGCGTCGGGCTATCCGCGCATCGTCAAGCGCTGGAAGCGGGGCACGCCATTGTCGGCCGCGACCTTGGTCAAGGAAGGCGTCGACAGCGACATTTCGGTGCGGCCGCGCGTCGAGCAGGATGGAGCCAAGCGCTGGGTCTTCATCGACCGGGCGCTGACCTTCTACACCAACGATCTCTATATCGAGGGCGCGAACGGCCAGCTGATCCGCACGCCGGTGCCCGACACGGCCGATTTCCGTGGCCTGATCGGCGGCCAGATGATCGTGCTGCTGAACAAGCCGCTGGGCGACATTCCGACCGGATCGCTGGTGTCCTGGCCGATCGCCGATGTTGCGGCGGGCAAGGCGGGGGCGCCGCAGGTCGTGCTGAAGCCGACCGCGACCACCGTGGTCGAGGAAGTGCGCACCACCGACCATATCCTGTGGGTGAAGCAGCTCGACAATGTATCGGGCGCGCTGCTGGCGATGACCCGCGACGCCGCCACAGGTCGCTGGACCAGCCGTTCGGTGCCGCTGGCCGACAAGGCGACGGTCCATCTGGTCGGCACCGACGACAAGGGCGACCGGGTCTTCGCTTCGGTCGAGGGGATGCTGACGCCGCCCAGCCTGATGGTGGCGGGGACGCAGGGGGCGGCGCGCACGATCCAGCAACTGCCCGCGCGCTTCGACGCCAGCCAGTTCGTCGTGGAGCAGCGCTTCGCCACGTCAAAGGACGGGACCAGGGTGCCCTATTTCCTGGCGCGCAAGAAGGGTGTGACGGGGCCGGTGCCGGCCTTCATCCATGCCTATGGCGGGTTCCGCGCGGCGCAGACGCCGACCTACCTCACCACCGAACCTTATCGCGCCGGGCCGCTCGGCCTGTTCTGGGTCGAGGATGGCAATGCCTATGTCCTCGCCAATATCCGGGGCGGCGGCGAATATGGCCCGGCCTGGCATCAGGATGCGCTGCGCGAGAAGCGCCAGAATGCGTTCGACGATCTGGCGGCGGTGGCCGAGGATCTGGTCAAGACCGGCGTGTCGACCAAGGGCGATATCGGCATTTCCGGCCGCTCCAATGGCGGCGTGCTGGTCGGCGCGGCGATGACGCAGCGGCCCGACCTCTATGGCGCGGTGATCGCGGGATCGCCGCTGGAGGATATGAAGCGCTATTCGCATCTGTCGGCTGGCGCCTCGTGGGTGGCGGAATATGGCGATCCCGATGTGCCGTCCGACTGGGCGTTCATGTCCAGATGGTCGCCCTATCAGAATGTGAAGACCGGGGTGCAGTATCCGCCCGCCTTCTTCTACCTGTCGACCAAGGATGACCGGGTCCATCCGGGCCATGCGCGCAAGATGGCGGCGAAGCTGAAGGCGACCGGCAGCACGGTCTATTATCATGAATATCGCGAGGGCGGCCATTCGGTCGGCGCAGACCATGCCGAGGATGCGGTGCGCGCGGCGCTGCTGCACGCTTTCCTGACTCGCGAACTGGTGGAGAAGAAGAAGTGA
- a CDS encoding ABC transporter substrate-binding protein, which translates to MFAVPPRLRRLSRHATLIAGASLGLALGSCSDEGSGPVVVSVIGSRTELAKPLQNLPNPAAKLILEATAQGLVAFDAGGDILPALAQRWVVEDDGRSYIFRLRRAFWANGSRVTAPDVARMLMARIEMLRQLDPDGPLDAVQAVVPMTGEVIEIRMAAARPYVLQMLAQPQMAVLSRDGGTGPYRSVWRSGAAMLAPVDRLSGDDADSDEEEAGVPAWQTRVLRAERASLAIIRFREKQSALVLGGRYADLPLLVPAGIDRDAVRMDPVQGLLGLAVTGKGDLLDDDGVRAAINMAVDRNQLLQMFPLGGWAISEQLLPGQLDLPVAPPTPAWVGQAMDDRRAQGRAIIDRWRNTHGDPPPLRIALPAGPGSTLLFGLLARDLGAIGLAAERVDLVDKADLSLIDEVAAYDSALWYLGRIGCARKIHCSPEGESALQAASLASTAEERAARVAQAVGLIQAHNGYIPLGAPIRWSLVSKRLSGFLPSPRGRHPLNHLFRSTN; encoded by the coding sequence ATGTTTGCCGTCCCGCCCCGCCTGCGTCGCCTGTCGCGCCACGCCACCCTGATCGCCGGGGCCAGCCTCGGCCTCGCGCTCGGCAGCTGCTCCGACGAAGGCAGCGGCCCGGTGGTGGTTAGCGTCATCGGCAGCCGCACCGAACTTGCCAAGCCCTTGCAGAACCTGCCCAATCCGGCGGCGAAGCTGATCCTGGAGGCCACCGCCCAGGGGCTGGTCGCCTTCGATGCCGGCGGCGACATCTTGCCTGCCCTCGCCCAGCGCTGGGTGGTGGAGGATGACGGGCGCAGCTATATCTTCCGCCTGCGCCGCGCCTTCTGGGCCAACGGTTCCCGCGTCACCGCGCCCGATGTCGCCCGGATGCTGATGGCGCGGATCGAGATGCTGCGCCAGCTCGACCCCGACGGGCCGCTCGACGCGGTGCAGGCGGTCGTGCCGATGACCGGCGAGGTGATCGAGATTCGCATGGCCGCCGCCCGCCCCTATGTGCTGCAGATGCTGGCCCAGCCGCAAATGGCGGTGCTGTCGCGCGACGGCGGCACCGGCCCCTATCGCAGCGTCTGGCGCAGCGGCGCGGCGATGCTCGCCCCCGTCGATCGCCTCAGCGGCGACGATGCCGACAGCGATGAGGAAGAAGCCGGCGTCCCCGCCTGGCAGACCCGCGTGCTGCGCGCCGAGCGTGCATCCCTCGCCATCATCCGCTTCCGCGAGAAACAGTCGGCGCTGGTGCTGGGCGGCCGTTATGCCGACCTGCCCCTGCTGGTGCCCGCCGGGATCGATCGCGACGCGGTGCGGATGGACCCGGTGCAGGGGCTGCTGGGCCTTGCCGTCACTGGCAAAGGCGATCTCCTCGACGATGATGGCGTGCGCGCCGCGATCAACATGGCGGTCGATCGCAACCAGTTGCTCCAGATGTTTCCGCTGGGCGGCTGGGCGATCAGCGAGCAGTTGCTGCCCGGCCAGCTCGACCTGCCGGTGGCGCCGCCCACGCCCGCCTGGGTCGGGCAGGCGATGGATGATCGCCGCGCACAGGGCCGCGCCATCATCGACCGCTGGCGCAATACCCATGGCGATCCGCCGCCGCTGCGCATCGCCCTGCCCGCCGGCCCCGGCTCGACCCTGTTGTTCGGCCTGTTGGCGCGCGATCTGGGCGCCATCGGCCTGGCCGCAGAGCGGGTCGACCTGGTCGACAAGGCGGACCTGTCGCTGATCGACGAGGTCGCCGCCTATGACAGCGCGCTCTGGTATCTCGGCCGCATCGGCTGTGCCCGCAAGATTCACTGCAGTCCGGAAGGCGAATCCGCGCTGCAGGCCGCCAGCCTCGCCAGCACGGCGGAGGAACGCGCCGCCCGCGTCGCCCAGGCGGTGGGCCTGATTCAGGCCCATAATGGCTATATCCCGCTCGGCGCGCCGATCCGCTGGTCGCTGGTGTCGAAACGGCTCAGCGGCTTCCTGCCCTCGCCGCGTGGCCGCCACCCATTGAACCATCTCTTCCGCAGCACCAACTAA